The genomic stretch CCAATCAGGGGAGCGCCGGAATGCAGATTCCCGGCGATACACCGCTCCACCTCGGCCAGATCCTTCTCCAGAAGTGTCCAGACTTCCTCGATTCTCATCAGTCTCCCTTGGGAAAAACAGTGTGATAGTAGTGGATCAGGGGACTGTTGTCAAGGTGTAACGCCCCCGGACTTCCCCCAATTTTTCGCGGTGATTCGTTATTGTCGGCGCATCAACCGGAATTCCGGGTAAACCGCCCGCTTTTACAGGGCAACCACCCCCGAAGAACGCCGAAAAATGCTCATAAGCCCGGCGGCAGACACATCACATCCGGAACCGGTTTCGACTATCCCAATGGGGAAATATCAAAGAAGAGAAGGTATTGACAAGCGGTCTCAAAGCGTGTAGAGTGCCGCACATTAAACGAAGAGTCTCCGGAGCGGGAAGACCCCGGAGAACCTCAACCGGACAAAAACCTGAATTTCATTATCCAACCGGCAACTTCTTTTACCAAGGATCCGACCATGAAAAAAGCGTTGATCAGCGTCTCCGACAAATCCGGTGTCGTCGAGTTTGCCCGCGCCCTTCATCAGCGGGGATTTGAGATTCTCTCCACCGGCGGTACAGCCAAGCTGTTGCAAGACAGCGGGGTTGAGGTCCGTTCCGTTTCGGACTATACCGGATTTCCCGAGATGCTAGACGGCCGGGTCAAGACACTTCACCCGAAAATTCACGGCGGGCTGTTAGGAAAGCGGAATCAGCCGGACCATGTGGATCAGATGCAAAAACAGGGGATCGAACCGATTGACCTCGTGGCCGTGAACCTGTATCCTTTTGAGTCCACCATTGCCGAACCGGACTGCACTCTCGAAAATGCCATTGAAAATATCGATATCGGCGGACCGGCCATGATTCGTTCCGCCGCCAAGAATTTTGCCGATGTTACCGTGATTGTCGACCCCAAAGATTATGAATGGGTCCTACGGGAAATGGAAGAAAATGACGGGCATGTCTCCCGGAAAACCCGGTATACCCTGGCCTGCAAGGTCTTCGCCCATACGGCCCGTTACGACGGCATGATCTCCTCCTATCTCTCTTCCGAAGGGGAGACTCCCCGGTTTCCGGAGCAACTGAGCCTTCAATACGAAAAAGTCACGGAGTTGCGATACGGGGAAAATCCCCATCAGCGGGCCGCCTTCTACCGGGAGCCCTACAATACCGAGCCGGGCGTAGCCACAGCAGTCATCCACCAGGGAAAGGCCATGTCCTTCAACAACTACCTTGACACCCACTCCGCCCTGGAACTGGCCAAAGAATTTGAGGTCCCTACATCCGTTGTCGTCAAGCATAACAACCCCTGCGGCGTCGCCTGCTCGAACGACCTGCGGGAGGCCTACATCACCGCCCGGGAGTGCGATCCCGTATCGGCCTTCGGCGCCGTCCTGGCCTTCAATCGACCCGTGGATACGGCCACGGCGAAAGAGATCGTCTCCACCTTCGTGGAGGTCGTCATCGCACCGGGATACAACGAAGGGGTCCTGGAAATTTTCAAAGAGAAGGAAAACATCCGGATCCTCGAAATCGATATATGGGGGCGGGAGCGTCCTCAGGACATGGAGTTGAAAAAAGTCGTCGGCGGTCTGATTTACCAGGATCGGGACTTGGGGACCGTCGATATTCGCCGGCTGGAAGTCGTTACAAAACGGCAACCGACGGAAGAAGAGATTCAGGCCATGTCTTTTGCCTGGAAGGTCGCCAAACATGTGAAATCGAATGCCATCATCCTCACCCGGGCCGACCGGACCGTAGGGATCGGCGCAGGCCAGATGAGCCGTGTCGATTCAACCCGGCTGGCCATCTCCAAAGCCATGAGTGATACCAAAGGATGCGCCCTCGCCTCGGACGCGTTTTTCCCCTTCCGGGACGGCATCGATGAGGCGGCAAAATCAGGTGCCACGGCCATCATTCAACCGGGCGGATCGATCAAGGATGCGGAAGTCATCGCCGCGGCCGATGAGTATGACATGACGATGATCTTTACAAAGATGCGCCATTTCAGACATTAATCGAGCATTCAGCGATCAGCCATCAGCTTTCAGCCAAAACAAAAATGATATGCTTTGCGCCTTACTTTTGCTGATAGCTGGACGCTGACGACTGAAAGATCATATAGTGCCCCCGTAGCTCAGCTGGATAGAGCACAGGATTCCGGTTCCTGGTGTCGGAGGTTCGACTCCTCTCGGGGGTACCATTTTTATCTTTTTACTTTCTCTTTGATCCTTATTCCCTGTTCCTGATCAAGGCTCCAGTTCCTGATCCGTTGTTTTTCTTTTTTCGTAAGGCGCGCCTCCGGGTGAATTATCCGGTAATACCAGGGAGGCATATCCCCATTATTCACGGCTTCCCCGATATCTCTGATGCGTTTTACAATCTTCTGCCGGTCAAGCCGGTTCCACGCAGTGAAATTCATTTTCTGCCTCGCCTCGGACACATCCTGCGCAATAATCCATGAAATGGGTGCCAAATAGGAGTACCAGGGCCATACGGTCTCATTGGAGTGACAATTATAGCAGGCGCGATGAAAGATCCCGGCCAATGGACGGGGAAAAGCAACTTCTGTCTCAATTGGGGGATTACTTCTCTTCAGGGGAATCAGTTGGATGAGGACAAACAATACCAGGAAACCATGGATAAATTTCTTTTTTCTCATTTCCACTCTCCGATCTATCTCTACTACCTCTTTGTCCGGGACAGAGCCCGAGTGAATGTACCCGGAAGATTCAGCGAATACGGGATCACGGGGATGCGGCCTTTAACGTCATTCAACGTTGTGGCGTCGTCGTATAGAGGATCCCGCCGTCGGCTTGAACAACTTTGTAGATCTTCTTGGGGGGCCGGTGCATCTTTTTGTATCCTTGATAGTAACGGAGAACCCGGGCCACATAGGCTCGGGTCGACGGGATGGGGGGAATATCGCCGCAAGCGGCAACACGGGTCTCCCCCGCATGGTATGCGGCAATGACCAGCCGGGGTTTTCCGAACCTCTTTTGAAGTTCCCTCAGGTATCGGACACCACCGTCGATATTCTGTTCCGGCTGGAAAGGATCATCCACCTTCAGCTTCTTCGCCGTCTCCGGCATCAGCTGCATGAGGCCGATGGCACCGGCCACCGATACGGCATAGGGATCGTAGTCGGATTCAGCCTTGATGACGGCCCGGATCAGTTCCTCCTCGACTCCATATCTGGCGGCAGCCTGTTCGATGTCCCTGCGATATCGATCCAGGCTTTCCGACAGGTTTTCCTTTTCCGGGAGGGAAGAGGGATAGCGGGAGACCAGCTTCATTTCCCCGCTCTTCTCATGACTGTGGGTCACATGGATATTCCCCTCCGGATCTGCGTAGACAAAAAGGTCAGCTTCTACTCCTCCAGCCCAGAAAAAAATCAGAAGAAGTAACGACCCGACCAGACATCCCCTTTTTCCCAATGTCCTCCAGTACGATTCCATTTCAATTACAAGCTATCACAGAGGGCTCGGATCGTCAAGAATCAGGCTCCGGAATTTCCCTCAGATTGAACGGAAACAGAGAAAAGACCAATGATTTGGGGTCATTATTAGAACCGTTGAACAGAACAATCTTTTCCCTATGCTCCGTGCTCCCAAAAAGACTCAAGAGGTAATCCTGGGTTCTCTGGAATTCCGTAAATGATGCTGACTTCCCGGGCCGAACTCAGTTGGACCGCTTTATCAAATCCGACCTCCAACGCCTTG from Deltaproteobacteria bacterium encodes the following:
- a CDS encoding lytic transglycosylase domain-containing protein, which gives rise to MGKRGCLVGSLLLLIFFWAGGVEADLFVYADPEGNIHVTHSHEKSGEMKLVSRYPSSLPEKENLSESLDRYRRDIEQAAARYGVEEELIRAVIKAESDYDPYAVSVAGAIGLMQLMPETAKKLKVDDPFQPEQNIDGGVRYLRELQKRFGKPRLVIAAYHAGETRVAACGDIPPIPSTRAYVARVLRYYQGYKKMHRPPKKIYKVVQADGGILYTTTPQR
- the purH gene encoding bifunctional phosphoribosylaminoimidazolecarboxamide formyltransferase/IMP cyclohydrolase: MKKALISVSDKSGVVEFARALHQRGFEILSTGGTAKLLQDSGVEVRSVSDYTGFPEMLDGRVKTLHPKIHGGLLGKRNQPDHVDQMQKQGIEPIDLVAVNLYPFESTIAEPDCTLENAIENIDIGGPAMIRSAAKNFADVTVIVDPKDYEWVLREMEENDGHVSRKTRYTLACKVFAHTARYDGMISSYLSSEGETPRFPEQLSLQYEKVTELRYGENPHQRAAFYREPYNTEPGVATAVIHQGKAMSFNNYLDTHSALELAKEFEVPTSVVVKHNNPCGVACSNDLREAYITARECDPVSAFGAVLAFNRPVDTATAKEIVSTFVEVVIAPGYNEGVLEIFKEKENIRILEIDIWGRERPQDMELKKVVGGLIYQDRDLGTVDIRRLEVVTKRQPTEEEIQAMSFAWKVAKHVKSNAIILTRADRTVGIGAGQMSRVDSTRLAISKAMSDTKGCALASDAFFPFRDGIDEAAKSGATAIIQPGGSIKDAEVIAAADEYDMTMIFTKMRHFRH
- a CDS encoding heme-binding domain-containing protein yields the protein MRKKKFIHGFLVLFVLIQLIPLKRSNPPIETEVAFPRPLAGIFHRACYNCHSNETVWPWYSYLAPISWIIAQDVSEARQKMNFTAWNRLDRQKIVKRIRDIGEAVNNGDMPPWYYRIIHPEARLTKKEKQRIRNWSLDQEQGIRIKEKVKR